The Saprospiraceae bacterium genome includes the window CCTGTTTAGGGGATATTTGCCTTATCTTTAAGGGCAGATTCTCTAATAATTTGCGAATATTCGCCAAAACCTTAATACAAATGGATACAGTGGTCGAACAAAAGAAAAAAGCAACCGGAAAAAAGGCCCCGAGCCCAGCTTATAGCAAGGAGATGTATCTCAATTGGTACGAAATGATGTTGCGCATTCGCAAATTTGAGGAACGTGCACTCGTGATGTATGGACAACAAAAAGTGAGGGGCTTCTGCCACGTATATATCGGGCAAGAAGCTGTTGCAGCTGGAATTGAGGCAGCCATTCGCCCCGAGGATGCCATTGTTACGGCTTATCGCCAGCATGGCACTGCCATTGGACGTGGTTTGTCTACCAAGGCTTGTATGGCGGAGCTTTTTGGTAAAGTAACGGGTGCCGTAAAAGGGAAAGGGGGATCTATGCACTTTTTTTCGGCTGATCACCGCTATTTTGGAGGGAATGGCATTGTAGGTGCTCAAATTCCGATTGGAACAGGTATTGGGTTTGCAGAAAAATATAAAGGAACAGATAACCTTTGTGTCACCATGTTCGGCGACGGGGCTGCCCGACAAGGCGCACTGTATGAGTCTTTTAACATGGCGATGAGCTGGTCGCTTCCCGTATTGTATATTTGTGAGAACAATGGCTATGCAATGGGGACTTCCGTACAAAGAACCAGCAATGTAACCGAACTATATAAGGTAGGCCATGCCTTTGACATGCCTAGCGAAGCAATTGATGGGATGAGCCCTGAATCTGTCTATGAAGGCGTGAAAAAAGCCGTAGCGCATATTCGTGCAGGAAAAGGCCCATACTTCTTGGAAATCAGGACTTACCGCTACAAAGGCCATTCGGTTTCAGACCCTGCCCGATATCGTACCAAGGAAGAGGTTCAGGAATACAAAGACCGCGATCCGGTAAAAATGACTGAGGCTAAAATTTTGCAGGAAAAAATCGCAACAGCTGAAGAAGTGGCGGCGATTAAAGAACGCATCAAGATTGAAATCGAGGAAGCCGTTAAGTTTGCCGATGAATCACCCTATCCTGATCCTGCGGACTTGTTCGAAGACAATTATACCCAAAAGGATTATCCTTTTATTGTAGATTAACCCTTATAGCAAGGTGAAATACTTGTTTTCTTCTGAGTAGGCAGCAAACTTGTTTTTAACTTTTGTGCTATATTTTAGGCAACTACTTTGGCTCTACCAATATTTGTTTATCTTTGCGTGGCTTTTTTGGATAGGGGACGGAAAAAAAATAAAGTAATCAAATTTCGGTTTTTAAATATTTTGCTAAGCAACTGACTGAAAGGAGGTTGTGTGCAAAATTTTAGAAACCTTAAGTAGAAATTTGATTACTTTATTTCCGTCAAACTACTAGGCATAAAAAAAGTGCTTTTCTTATTCTAAATTAATGGCTTGAAGTAATGGCAAGAAGAAAAACAAATCGGAAAAAAGCGGATGAAACGCTAGTTGATATTGTAGAAGTTAAAGACCAGGCACAGGGGTTTGTTGAGGAAAATCAACGGCTGATTTTTGGCTTGGGTATTGGTCTTATCCTATTAGTTGGTGGATACTTTTTCTACCACAACCTCTACAAGGCACCTCGTGAGAAAGAAGCGATGGAGCAGATGTTCAAAGCACAGGAGCAATTTGAGCGAGATTCTTTTGCCTTGGCACTTACCAATCCAGGTGGTGGATATGTTGGCTTTTTGGATATCATTGATTCCTACGGTGGTACTAAAGCTGCCAACCTCGCCAATTATTATGCAGGGGTGGCCTATCTTAATCTTGGTCAATTTGATGCCAGCTTGGACTATATGAAAAGTTTCAGCCCTGATGGCAAAATCGGTCCTGTGATGAAGCATGGGGTTTTAGGGGATATTTATTCTGAGCTGAATCAAATGGATAACGCGATAAGCAGTTATAAAAAGGCGATCAGCGGTGGCGAAAATGAAGTCCTAACGGCTTACTATTTGAAAAAACTAGGTATGCTATATGAAAAAAATGGCAACCTGGCAGACGCCAAATCTTCTTACCAAAAGGTAAAAAGTGCTTATCCTGAATCACCTTATGCAACGGATATAGATAAATATATTACCAGGGTAACCGGCCAACAATAATTGTATTATAATTGTTGTTTTGAAAAAAGGTAGGCATAATTGCTTACCTTTTTTCGTATATAAACCTAACTTATGGCAAGCGCATTAAAAAACCTTTCCAAATACGATGAGTCTACGCTACCCGATGGTGAAAAGTTATCAATAGGGATAGTCGTTTCCGATTGGAATGCTGAGATTACCCACGCCTTATATGAAGGTTGTTTCGATACCTTGGTCAAGCATGGTGTGAAAGCGGATAAAATCCATACGGTGCAGGTTCCCGGAACATTTGAGTTGCCGACGGCAGCCAAAATGATGTTGGCACACCACAACCTGGATGCAGTTGTTTGTATTGGCTGTGTAATCAAAGGCGAAACCAAGCATGATGAATACATCAATAACGCGGTATCTACTGCTTTAGCAAATCTGGGAATGGTCAGCGGAAAACCCGTTATTTTTGGTGTACTTACGCCGAATACGGAAGAACAAGCAAAAGACCGGGCCGGAGGAAAACACGGTAATAAAGGGGTAGAGGCAGCAGTGACGGCCCTGCGGATGGCTGATTTAAAAAACCAGATGACAACCGCGAAGAAGTCGATCGGGTATTAGAGCTTGTTTGGAGGTCGCTTTTGGAGATAAAAAGCGTCAATTTTTTGATGAAACAAGGCGCTTTTTGAAGTGCATACCCTTAGGTACGGACGAAAAAAGTAACGCAGTATCATCAAAAAAGGGATGTTTTTTAGCCCAAAGGGTGACCTCCAAGCAAGCTCTTAAAAAAGGGCGAAGCACAACCGCTCCGCCCACAATAGAAGATGAAATTTCGCTTCTTTTATTAGTTTATTCCGATAGGCAATCAATGGGGTTAAAGTTGGCGGCCTTGAAGGTATGAAAACCCATGGTGAGCCAGGCTATGGACAGGGTTGCCATACCAGCTCCGATGAAATATATCCAATTAAGATTAATGTGATAAGCAAAAGAATTAAGCCACTTACTGCTGACCCAATAACCCAAAGGCACAGCCAGTAGAATAGCTAATATTACGATCCTGCTGTATTCAATAGTCAATAATCGAACGATGTTTTGACTGGAAGCTCCTAGTATTTTTCTGATGCCAATTTCCTTAGTTCTTTTTTCAGCCATAAAAGAAGACAGGCCGAGCAGACCCAGGCAGGAAATGATAATGGCTAATGCGGCTGCAAAACGAGAAAGCATAGACACTTTTTCCTCGGCTGCATATTTTTGCTGATAATCTTCGCTTAAGAAGGTAAATTGAAATGGGAAACCTGTATGGAATCTTTTGTACAATTCTTCCATCTTTGCTAATGTTTTCTGTTCATCAAAGGATTCGATTTTTACAGCTATCTTCAGTGCACGCTGATCACTCCAACGGAAGAAGGTAGGCTTCACTAATTCATGTAGTGATTCAAAGTGGAAGTCTTGGGTAACGCCAATAATTTCATAGTTTGTTTCCCCAATTTGTACGCTTTTTCCAACTGCATTGTCAAATCCCATAACTTGTTGGGCCTTTTCATTAATCACCAGTTTTTCAGCTTCATTTCCCCTTTCTTTGGAAAAAAAACGCCCATTCACCAATTCAATATTTAGTATTTCTAGCATTCCATAGTTGACCGTACCATGTTCAAACCAAATTTCCGATTCCGGTGCTTTTCCTTCCCAGCGAATGTCAGCGGTGGAAGCTTGTCCACCGACCAAAGCATGGGAAAGACTAGAGGCTCCTACCACACCTGCGATTTGGCTTACATTGGAAATGAATTCCTTTTGTTTTTCATTGGGCATACCATTGGTGCTGATCGTAAGAATTTGCTCTTTTTCATAGCCCAGGTTTTTATGTTGCAGGAATTGCATTTGCTCGTGGACAATCCAAACTGAAAGGATCATCACCGTAGAAATACCAAACTGAAAAATGACCAAACCTTTTCTAAGCCATTCCTCTCCCAAGGCCCTTTTAAGATTGCCTTTAAGGATTTGATGTGGTTTGAGCAAGGAAAGGTACAAAGCAGGGTAACTACCAGAAACAATGCCTGTTAGAATAGTAATGGCCACAAATGAAAGCAAAAAGAAAGCATCCCAGGGTAACTTTAATGCCTTATTTACGAATTGATTAAAGGATGGAAGAAATATCAACAATAATATAATGGCGATTCCGCCAGCTATCAAACTTTGAAGGATTGCCTCTATGAAATGTTGATAAGCTAGGACAACCCTGGTTGCCCCTATGGTTTTTTTTATACCCATTTCTTTCATTCGCCTGGAAGCTCTTGCCGTAGTGAGATTTATGAAATTAACACAGGCGATGAACAAGATAAGGATGGCGGTAAGGAAAAATTGTCTTAGATATACTATCCTACCTCCCACCGCCTCCCGGTTATTATAGACATTCTGTAGATAATAGGAAGCATAGGGGATAACAAAAGGAACCCAACTCCAATCCGGGTATTGTTCTTTAATAAAAGCCTCAATCTTCTGATTTAAGATTTGTGGGTCTGTATTTTTTTTTATTTTTAGATAGGTACGCGTATTGTAGTGCCCTCGATCAATCCTTTCCTTGAAATATTTTTCAAAAATATCAAAAGACAATATGTAATCAAACTGCATAGAGGATTGAGCTGGCAGCTGGTAAATCCCTGTTACAATAACCTCCTCCCGCATATTATACCATTGCCATTGCAGGCTTTTCCCAATGATATCTGTTGAACCAAAAAGTTTTGCTGCTGTCGCTTCTGATAAAACGATGGAAGCTGGTTGTTGCAGAACCTGATCTGCTTTCCCCAGGATGAGAGGATAGGAAAATAGCTCGAAAAAAGCAGAGGTAGCAAATTCCCCTGTAACAGCATATTGCTCCTCTTCGTTACTAAGACTGGATACCAACGCTCCCCATGAGCTATTTACAATGGCTTCAATTTCAGGTAAGGCGGAAGCCAGGTGATTGGCAACCAGACTGGAGGTATTGAGTACGGTTTCATTGCTATGCGAATCTGAAATTAGGCGATATAGCTGCGTATCCAATTGATGGAATTTATCTACTTTCCATTCATCATAAACCCAAAGTAGCACCAGGATGGTGGTGGCCAATCCAAAGGAAAGGCCAAC containing:
- the ribH gene encoding 6,7-dimethyl-8-ribityllumazine synthase, with translation MASALKNLSKYDESTLPDGEKLSIGIVVSDWNAEITHALYEGCFDTLVKHGVKADKIHTVQVPGTFELPTAAKMMLAHHNLDAVVCIGCVIKGETKHDEYINNAVSTALANLGMVSGKPVIFGVLTPNTEEQAKDRAGGKHGNKGVEAAVTALRMADLKNQMTTAKKSIGY
- a CDS encoding FtsX-like permease family protein — translated: MIRHTFLIAFRHFSRNKKFFLINQVGLSFGLATTILVLLWVYDEWKVDKFHQLDTQLYRLISDSHSNETVLNTSSLVANHLASALPEIEAIVNSSWGALVSSLSNEEEQYAVTGEFATSAFFELFSYPLILGKADQVLQQPASIVLSEATAAKLFGSTDIIGKSLQWQWYNMREEVIVTGIYQLPAQSSMQFDYILSFDIFEKYFKERIDRGHYNTRTYLKIKKNTDPQILNQKIEAFIKEQYPDWSWVPFVIPYASYYLQNVYNNREAVGGRIVYLRQFFLTAILILFIACVNFINLTTARASRRMKEMGIKKTIGATRVVLAYQHFIEAILQSLIAGGIAIILLLIFLPSFNQFVNKALKLPWDAFFLLSFVAITILTGIVSGSYPALYLSLLKPHQILKGNLKRALGEEWLRKGLVIFQFGISTVMILSVWIVHEQMQFLQHKNLGYEKEQILTISTNGMPNEKQKEFISNVSQIAGVVGASSLSHALVGGQASTADIRWEGKAPESEIWFEHGTVNYGMLEILNIELVNGRFFSKERGNEAEKLVINEKAQQVMGFDNAVGKSVQIGETNYEIIGVTQDFHFESLHELVKPTFFRWSDQRALKIAVKIESFDEQKTLAKMEELYKRFHTGFPFQFTFLSEDYQQKYAAEEKVSMLSRFAAALAIIISCLGLLGLSSFMAEKRTKEIGIRKILGASSQNIVRLLTIEYSRIVILAILLAVPLGYWVSSKWLNSFAYHINLNWIYFIGAGMATLSIAWLTMGFHTFKAANFNPIDCLSE
- the pdhA gene encoding pyruvate dehydrogenase (acetyl-transferring) E1 component subunit alpha, which gives rise to MDTVVEQKKKATGKKAPSPAYSKEMYLNWYEMMLRIRKFEERALVMYGQQKVRGFCHVYIGQEAVAAGIEAAIRPEDAIVTAYRQHGTAIGRGLSTKACMAELFGKVTGAVKGKGGSMHFFSADHRYFGGNGIVGAQIPIGTGIGFAEKYKGTDNLCVTMFGDGAARQGALYESFNMAMSWSLPVLYICENNGYAMGTSVQRTSNVTELYKVGHAFDMPSEAIDGMSPESVYEGVKKAVAHIRAGKGPYFLEIRTYRYKGHSVSDPARYRTKEEVQEYKDRDPVKMTEAKILQEKIATAEEVAAIKERIKIEIEEAVKFADESPYPDPADLFEDNYTQKDYPFIVD
- a CDS encoding tetratricopeptide repeat protein is translated as MARRKTNRKKADETLVDIVEVKDQAQGFVEENQRLIFGLGIGLILLVGGYFFYHNLYKAPREKEAMEQMFKAQEQFERDSFALALTNPGGGYVGFLDIIDSYGGTKAANLANYYAGVAYLNLGQFDASLDYMKSFSPDGKIGPVMKHGVLGDIYSELNQMDNAISSYKKAISGGENEVLTAYYLKKLGMLYEKNGNLADAKSSYQKVKSAYPESPYATDIDKYITRVTGQQ